A window of the Vigna angularis cultivar LongXiaoDou No.4 chromosome 3, ASM1680809v1, whole genome shotgun sequence genome harbors these coding sequences:
- the LOC108325523 gene encoding calvin cycle protein CP12-2, chloroplastic, whose translation MATIAGGVSLSSPRRVFANAKGSNSAPKAQAISFPLFRPTHKWPALVGVGKARLIRATPEKIADKVEESIKSAEETCSGGGTDAECAAAWDEVEELSAEASHARAKQKESDPLESYCKDNPETDECRTYDN comes from the coding sequence ATGGCAACAATAGCAGGTGGTGTCAGTCTTTCGAGCCCAAGGAGAGTATTTGCTAATGCCAAGGGATCAAACTCTGCGCCAAAGGCCCAGGCAATTAGCTTCCCACTCTTCAGGCCCACACATAAATGGCCCGCTTTGGTAGGGGTGGGGAAGGCCCGGCTCATTCGTGCAACGCCGGAAAAGATAGCGGATAAGGTGGAGGAGAGCATAAAGAGCGCGGAGGAGACCTGCTCGGGAGGCGGGACTGACGCGGAATGCGCGGCGGCTTGGGATGAGGTGGAGGAGCTGAGCGCTGAGGCGAGCCACGCCAGAGCGAAGCAGAAGGAGTCTGACCCGCTGGAGAGCTACTGCAAGGATAACCCCGAAACCGATGAGTGCCGCACTTATGATAATTAA
- the LOC108324992 gene encoding bZIP transcription factor 53: MASIQRPASSGSSEGGDPAVDERKRKRMESNRESARRSRMRKQKQLENLTEEASRLQNENVHLAQSIKAKEEAYVEMEAANDILKARTMELADRLRFLNSILEIAEDVGDLSVEIPQIPDLLFNPWQIPHPMMASPDMFLHGTEGLFAS; this comes from the coding sequence ATGGCTTCGATTCAACGTCCTGCGAGTTCAGGATCGTCGGAGGGAGGAGATCCGGCCGTAGACGAGAGGAAGAGGAAGCGGATGGAGTCGAACCGCGAATCGGCGAGGAGATCGCGGATGCGGAAGCAGAAGCAGCTGGAAAACCTAACCGAAGAAGCGAGCCGATTGCAAAACGAGAACGTACATCTGGCGCAGAGCATAAAGGCGAAGGAGGAAGCGTACGTTGAGATGGAAGCTGCCAACGACATCCTCAAAGCTCGGACAATGGAGCTCGCCGATCGTTTGCGGTTTCTGAATTCAATTCTCGAGATCGCCGAAGACGTCGGCGACCTCTCCGTCGAGATCCCGCAGATTCCGGACCTTCTCTTCAATCCTTGGCAGATCCCCCACCCTATGATGGCGTCGCCGGACATGTTCCTCCATGGAACTGAAGGACTGTTTGCTTCATAA